One window from the genome of Anopheles coluzzii chromosome X, AcolN3, whole genome shotgun sequence encodes:
- the LOC120950273 gene encoding irregular chiasm C-roughest protein-like: MANGSLRFTVLVYGTFALLLSRTVVHTTASAGSSSSGGGGGGVQKFAMEPQNQTAIVGSRVTLPCRVESKVGQLQWTKDDFGLGWHRNLSGFDRYSMVGSDEEGDYSLEIYPLMLDDEARYQCQVGRGKDGTPGIRSSFATLTVLVPPEPPKIVQGDFLVTTEDREIELECVSVGGKPAAEITWIDGHGTVLTKGIEYVKEPMGDTGRFTAKSILKLTPKKEHHNTSFTCQAQNTADRTYRSVRLKLEVKYAPKVSVSVVGGALAGGRIPEGAEVRLSCRADANPSDVTYRWYRADEPIVGDYTTELVIHNVSKEYHDAVIKCEVHNAVGKSEESEILDISYGPTFRTRPQSVETDLDRKVTLACDVDGNPPPEIIWVHEESGRIVSSSANITLMATRETAGRYCCKASVRGFPDIEATAAIQLKGPPTIRSPRQQYGSVNDNSQIQCDAIAIPKAKQVIWTYNGLEVSGENEHTILENHSPEGVRSTLIIPKSKRQHFGVYNCTVLNEYGSDSLEIQFAPMESSSLPVVIILIVAVVFITFVLVLVVSLCCCERKGNKKLPPADVITDHYMTEKTCKESDRSSNVSDLKIDRDHEYSETCSGTDSIATRLAMNMMGSSSGGSNNSGGGGGGVGGGVVSGGGGGGGGGGGVPLAGPVRIPNDYRYSGDYSDGIGSTLQAKIGQSNGGYVPYVDYAQDYNLPMHISSNGQLPNGNLSLTRNRELRQDNGLPSIQSGMGSLSAGLMNTSLMNAPSIDPRYSATYGNPYLRSSSTHLPPLPPPSTANPAMTPAPPPYSAGRHPTSALLMGVNMGVNSGSVIGIGSSLTSPESIRSTSAGSSDPAGTAAQQQQQQGGQVAAGQTGSPAPGQFILPANGDIRKGALATHV; encoded by the exons atggcaaacggAAGCCTGCGGTTTACGGTGCTAGTGTACGGCACGTTCGCGCTGCTCCTCTCCCGGACGGTGGTGCACACCACGGCCAGTGCcggtagcagcagtagtggtggtggtggtggtggggtgcAAAAGTTTGCGATGGAACCGCAGAACCAGACGGCAATAGTGGGGTCGCGGGTGACGCTGCCCTGCCGGGTCGAGTCGAAGGTGGGCCAGCTCCAGTGGACGAAGGATGACTTCGGGCTCGGGTGGCACCGGAACCTGAGCGGCTTCGACCGCTACTCGATGGTCGGGAGCGACGAGGAGGGCGACTACTCGCTCGAGATCTACCCGCTGATGCTGGACGACGAGGCACGGTACCAGTGCCAGGTGGGCCGCGGAAAGGATG GTACGCCCGGCATTAGGTCGAGCTTCGCCACGCTGACAGTATTAGTTCCGCCGGAACCGCCGAAAATAGTGCAGGGTGACTTTCTGGTCACGACCGAGGATCGGGAGATTGAGCTCGAGTGTGTGTCGGTCGGCGGCAAACCGGCGGCCGAAATTACCTGGATCGACGGGCACGGCACGGTGCTCACCAAGGGCATCGAGTACGTGAAGGAACCGATGGGCGATACCGGCCGCTTCACCGCGAAATCGATCCTGAAGCTGACGCCGAAGAAGGAGCACCACAACACGTCCTTCACCTGCCAGGCGCAGAACACGGCCGACCGGACGTACCGGTCGGTGCGGCTCAAGCTGGAGGTGAAGTACGCGCCGAAGGTAAGCGTGAGCGTCGTCGGTGGCGCACTGGCCGGCGGTCGCATCCCGGAAGGGGCCGAGGTGCGGCTGTCGTGCCGGGCCGACGCGAACCCAAGCGACGTCACCTACCGATGGTACAGGGCGGACGAACCGATCGTGGGCGACTACACGACGGAACTG gtCATACACAACGTCTCGAAGGAGTACCACGACGCGGTGATCAAGTGCGAGGTGCACAACGCGGTCGGCAAGAGCGAGGAGAGCGAAATCCTCGACATCAGCTACGGGCCGACGTTCCGCACCCGGCCCCAGTCGGTCGAGACGGACCTCGACCGGAAGGTGACGCTGGCCTGCGACGTGGACGGCAATCCGCCGCCCGAGATCATCTGGGTGCACGAGGAGTCCGGCCGGATCGTGTCCAGCAGCGCGAACATCACGCTGATGGCGACGCGCGAAACGGCCGGCCGGTACTGCTGCAAGGCGAGCGTGCGCGGCTTCCCGGACATCGAGGCGACGGCGGCGATCCAGCTCAAGGGCCCGCCGACGATCCGGTCGCCCCGCCAGCAGTACGGCTCGGTGAACGACAACTCGCAGATCCAGTGCGACGCGATCGCGATCCCGAAGGCGAAGCAGGTGATCTGGACGTACAACGGGCTGGAGGTGAGCGGCGAGAACGAGCACACGATACTGGAGAACCATTCGCCCGAGGGCGTCCGGTCCACGCTGATCATACCGAAGAGCAAGCGGCAGCACTTCGGCGTGTACAACTGCACCGTGCTGAACGAGTACGGCAGCGACTCGCTCGAGATACAGTTCGCACCGATGGAGTCGTCGTCGCTGCCGGTCGTCATCATACTGATCGTGGCGGTCGTGTTCATCACGttcgtgctggtgctggtggtgagcCTGTGCTGCTGCGAGCGGAAGGGCAACAAGAAGCTGCCGCCGGCGGACGTCATTACGGAT CATTACATGACGGAAAAGACGTGCAAGGAGAGCGACCGGTCGTCCAACGTGAGCGACCTGAAGATTGACCGGGACCACGAGTACTCCGAAACCTGCTCCGGCACGGACAGTATCGCGACCCGGCTGGCAATGAACATGATGGGCTCGTCGAGCGGCGGCAGCAACAATAGTggcggtggaggaggaggagtaggaGGAGGAGTGGTCAGTggaggtggtggcggtggcggtggtggtggtggtgtaccgCTAGCCGGCCCGGTTCGCATTCCCAACGATTATCG CTACTCGGGTGACTATTCCGACGGCATTGGTTCGACGCTGCAGGCGAAAATTGGACAAAGCAATGGTGGGTACGTGCCGTACGTCGACTACGCCCAGGACTACAACCTGCCGATGCACATATCGAGCAACGGGCAGCTGCCGAACGGCAACCTAAGCCTGACGCGGAACCGTGAGCTGCGGCAGGACAACGGGCTGCCCAGCATCCAGAGCGGCATGGGCTCGCTGTCGGCCGGTTTGATGA atacATCCCTGATGAACGCACCGAGCATAGATCCGCGGTACAGCGCGACGTACGGCAATCCGTAcctgcgcagcagcagcacccatCTGCCCCCGCTGCCCCCGCCCAGCACGGCCAACCCGGCGATGACGCCGGCCCCGCCACCGTACAGTGCCGGCCGGCATCCGACCAGCGCCCTGCTGATGGGCGTCAACATGGGCGTCAACTCGGGCAGCGTCATCGGCATCGGCTCGAGCCTGACCAGCCCGGAATCGATCCGGTCGACCAGTGCCGGCAGCAGCGACCCGGCCGGAACCgcggcccagcagcagcagcagcagggcggcCAGGTGGCCGCCGGACAGACGGGCAGCCCGGCCCCGGGCCAGTTCATACTGCCCGCGAACGGGGACATACGCAAGGGGGCGCTGGCGACCCACGTCTAG